DNA from Candidatus Saccharimonadales bacterium:
GTAGGATACGAGCTTAGTCCAGTTTTGTGGCGAAAAGTCCGACCAGGCCTGAGTGCAGGTCGCGTGCAATCTGTTGCGGTTCGCTTAATATCGGAGCGCGAAAACGAAATAATCAACTTTAAAGCCGAAAGCGCATTCAAAGCGAGTGCGGTTTTTGATCTAAAAGACGGCACTGAACTAAAAGCCGAAAGCGCAGCAAAATACAAAACCGAAGACTCTGCTAAAAAGTTTTTGACTGACTTGGCCGAGAGCGACTGCACTATCGCAGATATCGAAAAGTCCCCAGGCACACGCAGCCCCAGTGCACCTTTTACGACCAGCACACTACAACAGGAAGCATCGCGCAAACTCGGTTTTAGCCCAAAGCAAACCATGATGCTAGCGCAGCGCCTTTACGAAGAAGGTCACATTACTTACATGCGTACCGACTCTTTTAACTTGAGCAGCTTGGCGATTGGCGCCATGAGTGAACTTATCAAAAAAGAGTTTGGACCAGATTATTTGCAAGTTCGCAAGTACTCAACAAAATCCGCCGGTGCACAAGAAGCCCACGAGGCAATTCGCCCTACGCACTTTGAGCGTACAGAGGTTGGTAAAGACTCTCAGCAAAAAAAGCTTTATCAGTTAATTTGGCGCCGTGCGGTTGCTAGTCAAATGGCCGCTGCAAAAGTCGAGAAAACCACAATTAAAATTGCGGCCAGCAAAACAAAGGATCAACTAGAAGCAAAAGGTGAAGTCGTAATCTTTGCTGGATTCTTAAAAGTTTATGGGAGCAAAAAAGAAGACGGCATATTGCCAGATGTAGCCAAGGGAGACCCTTTAATACTAGTGGGCGCTGCAGCCGAGCAAACCTATTCACGCGCTCCTTCGCGATATACGGAGGCCAGCCTAGTGCGTAAACTTGAAGAACTAGGAATTGGTCGCCCAAGTACGTACGCGCCAACAATCAGCACAATTCAAACCCGCGGCTACGTAGAGAAAGCAGACGTAATGGGTGGTGAGCGAGAGGTTGTTAGATTAGCCCTTGCAAAGGTCAAGGCTTCGCCCAAAGCTCTCGGAAGCTTGTTTTTGAGCACGAACGATCAAGCGCCTGAGAATACCGGACCCGAGGAGCAAGTAAAAACCGAGCTCACCTCCGAAAAGGTCGGCCATTTTACACTGGCTCGTCGCCAAGCCTCAGAGCCAATTCCAACCGACAAGGGTAAATTAGTGCCAACCGACATCGGCAACGTAGTAACTGACTTTTTGGTAAAAAATTTCCCGCATACGATCGACTACGACTTTACAAAAGATGTAGAACAAAAGTTCGACGACGTAGCCGAGGGCAAACTAGCCTGGCAGGCAATGTTGCAAAAATTCTACGACCCGTTTCATTCTACCGTAGAAAAATCCGGCGACATTAGCAGAGCAGAGGCAATGCAATCGCGCCCTCTTGGTAAAGACCCCAAAACCGGTAAGCCAGTAAGCGCACGATTTGGGCGCTTTGGGCCTATGGTACAAATTGGCGCAGCCGAAGATGAAGAAAAACCTAAGTTTGCAGGGATCCCAGCTGGTAAAACTATCGACAGTATAACTTTAGAGCAAGCTTTAGAGCTGTTTAAATTACCGCGAATTGTTGGGCAAACTGATGACGGCAAAGATATCGAAGCTAACAATGGGCGATTTGGACCATACATAAAAGTTGGTAGCAGCTATGTTTCGATTAAAGGCAATGACCCTCTCGAGATTGACCTAAAAACCGCAAAAGAATTATTAAAAGCCGATGCTGACAAGAAGGCGAAAATGACCATCCATGTTTTTGATGAGCAGGGGATTAAAGTTTTGAACGGGCGATTTGGACCATACGTAACAGATGGGAAAAAGAACATTAAGGTTCCGAAAGACCAAGATCCAAAAAAACTGACCTTAAAAGATTGTCAGGAGATTCTGAGCAAAGCACCCGCAAAAGCCGCACGAAAACGACGTGTTCGTTCATAAAAATGCTTGCATAATATTAAAAAACATGTAATAATGAGTTTATCCAAGTTTGGTAGGTGGCCCATCGGGGTCTGACCAGACAGGTGTCGTGACACGGAGAGCTCACGACTTTGTAGGCGCATGGAGCTGCAGCATTGCTTTTACTTGTAAATCGGCCGATGAGCAACAGTCTCGCGCCCGGCGCCTCACAATCCTGCTGGAACGGGGAAAGACCAGGAAATAACCCCCCTAGTCAAAGCACCCCACAGGGTGTAGCCCCGCTCCAGCAATCCAACTTCGCGACGCGCTCCTCCTCCGTGTCGCACGGCACATCTCACGGCTCCGCCCCCGTAGCCGGTTGTGCCGTTCCCCGGTCGCATATGCGCGCTTAGGCCGCAGCGACCAAGGGCGACCTCGCCGCCCGCCTACCATCGTGGTGGCGGGGTCGCCCCCAAATACACCCCTGGCCTCTCGGCGCACATGTTGCGTGGGAGGTCAGGGGCCTCTTTTTTATAAAGACCTTAACAATATTAGTTATCCACAAGACATAAGCAGTATCACAGTATAATATGTCTTTATAGTCTAATTAATGCTATAATTTACATATACATTGAATAATGTTGACTAAAATCAAATTTTATGTCAAAATATTTATAAATAACTCCAAAAACTAGGGAAGCTAAAAATTATGCACGACTCATCTACCGAAACCGCCACCGTCGATTTAGCAGCGTCTATCAAAGGCATCCTAAATACGATCGAGCGTGACCGTGAACGCGAAATTATCTCGCGTCGTTTTGGTTTATTCGATCGCAAAGAAACCCTAGAACAAGTCGGCGAACTACTTGGCATTACTCGCGAACGCGTTCGCCAACTAGAGAAGGCTATTATGATCCGCCTAAAAATGGCTGCCGAGAGTAACCTTCCTCAGATTCCTGAGCTTGAAAAGCAATTTATTCGCCACTTACATGACTTGGGTCGAGTTGCAAAGGTAAATGACCTTAGCGCCCTAGTAACCAAAAATGACACTGAACTTGACCGCGCACATGTTGCATTCATTGCAGCTCTTTCGCCACGCCTAACTTTAGTAGAAGAGAATGATCGCTATCATCAGGGCGTAGGTTTAAGTGAGTTCCACGACAGTGATAAAATTAAAAAGAACGTTGACGAAATCATCAAAACCATTAAAGAATCTGGTTCTCCGGTGACGGTCGATTCTCTACACGAAAAGCTTTCGCATGATCATCCAAGCCACGTTAAAGCGCTTGCTAGTTTAAGTAAACAGCTTGCGAACCTAAAGGGCAAGTGGGGTCTTACTCAATGGCCAAGTGTAAACCCAAAGAACATTCGCGATAAGATTTTTGTGATTCTACAAGAAAACGACAAGCCTATGCACTTTAACGAGATCGCAAAGGCTATTAAAGGTTCTGATTTCCGCCGTAAAGATGTTACCACTCAGGCGATTCACAACGAACTAATCAAAGATAGTCGCTTTGTTTTGATCGGTCGCGGAATTTACGCCCTAAAAGACTGGGGTTATTCTAAAGGAACAGTCGCCGATATTATTGTCGACGTTCTTAAAAAAGAAGGCAACCCGCTTCACCGCGACGAAATCGTTAAGCGCGTTTTGAAACACCGACAAGTTAAAGAAACTACAATTCTTTTGAACTTGCAGGGTAAAAAGCAATTCAAGCGCACCGCTAAAGCGACCTACGGCTTGGCCTAAAAATTGTAAGCCCAAATATTTGCACCTGCGGCCAACATAAGAGACAATAGAGATTAAATGGGCCCATTCTTACTAGAAATTCTGAGCAAATGGTATATTTGGCTTCCGATAGCCGCAGTTTTTGCATACCTTGCGTTCCGCAATAATTTGCGCGCTAAAACAGTTGCCGATACTGAACATACTCTATTGATTCTTGAAATTCCACGAACAAACGACAAAAAAGAATTAGCCGCCGAACAGATGTTCGCCAGTTTACATGGCATTTTGCGTGATAAAAAGGAACTACTGAGTCAAGGTGGGCTCCAAGAACATATTAGTTTTGAAATTGCATCAATCGATAAGCAGATCAGGTTTTACGTCTGGGTGCCAACTCACTTGCAAAACTTTCTAGAAGGCCAAATCTACGCACAGTATCCAACTGTACAGATCCACAAAGCAGACAGCGATTATACTGAGCGCGAGATTTTACAGCCGGTAATTTACTCGGCCGAGTTAGCCTTAACAGATAACGAGGCGTT
Protein-coding regions in this window:
- the topA gene encoding type I DNA topoisomerase translates to MSKNLVIVESPAKAKTIAKYLGSDFEVKSSFGHIRDLPKKGMSVDIAHKFEPTYEVSPDKKKTVAELKRAAKSAETVWLASDEDREGEAIAWHLSEVLKLKPAQTKRIVFHEITKPAIENAVKNPRELDKDLVDAQQARRILDRIVGYELSPVLWRKVRPGLSAGRVQSVAVRLISERENEIINFKAESAFKASAVFDLKDGTELKAESAAKYKTEDSAKKFLTDLAESDCTIADIEKSPGTRSPSAPFTTSTLQQEASRKLGFSPKQTMMLAQRLYEEGHITYMRTDSFNLSSLAIGAMSELIKKEFGPDYLQVRKYSTKSAGAQEAHEAIRPTHFERTEVGKDSQQKKLYQLIWRRAVASQMAAAKVEKTTIKIAASKTKDQLEAKGEVVIFAGFLKVYGSKKEDGILPDVAKGDPLILVGAAAEQTYSRAPSRYTEASLVRKLEELGIGRPSTYAPTISTIQTRGYVEKADVMGGEREVVRLALAKVKASPKALGSLFLSTNDQAPENTGPEEQVKTELTSEKVGHFTLARRQASEPIPTDKGKLVPTDIGNVVTDFLVKNFPHTIDYDFTKDVEQKFDDVAEGKLAWQAMLQKFYDPFHSTVEKSGDISRAEAMQSRPLGKDPKTGKPVSARFGRFGPMVQIGAAEDEEKPKFAGIPAGKTIDSITLEQALELFKLPRIVGQTDDGKDIEANNGRFGPYIKVGSSYVSIKGNDPLEIDLKTAKELLKADADKKAKMTIHVFDEQGIKVLNGRFGPYVTDGKKNIKVPKDQDPKKLTLKDCQEILSKAPAKAARKRRVRS
- a CDS encoding sigma factor-like helix-turn-helix DNA-binding protein; translated protein: MHDSSTETATVDLAASIKGILNTIERDREREIISRRFGLFDRKETLEQVGELLGITRERVRQLEKAIMIRLKMAAESNLPQIPELEKQFIRHLHDLGRVAKVNDLSALVTKNDTELDRAHVAFIAALSPRLTLVEENDRYHQGVGLSEFHDSDKIKKNVDEIIKTIKESGSPVTVDSLHEKLSHDHPSHVKALASLSKQLANLKGKWGLTQWPSVNPKNIRDKIFVILQENDKPMHFNEIAKAIKGSDFRRKDVTTQAIHNELIKDSRFVLIGRGIYALKDWGYSKGTVADIIVDVLKKEGNPLHRDEIVKRVLKHRQVKETTILLNLQGKKQFKRTAKATYGLA